The sequence CGAGATGGGCGATTCCGGCGGAGCTGCCGGCGTCGATGGCGCGAATGATCTCCTGGGGCGACGCCGTCAAAAGCGCGGCATGGAGTTCTTTAAATGGCTCCTCCAGGCGGCCTAGCTTCTCGTCGGGGAGGTAGAGTCCCGTCTTTTTCTCCAGTAAGTCTCTCAGCCGGAGGAGGTCGGCTCGGGTGTAAGCCAGAGATGAGTTAGACATCTCTGGGCAAGGGTAAATTTTGACTCTGGGAAAGTCAAGTTGATTCTCAAAAGCAGGAGTGATTTATAGCGGTGAATATGATATTCAAAGGACGTTCATGGTCGACGTCGCCGCCAATTGCCGCGAAGTCTTGGAGCGCATGGGCGAAGCGGCTTCACGCTCAGGCAGGAATCCGAAAGAGATAAAACTCCTGGCAGCTTCCAAGTCCCAAACCGTCGACAAAATCCGGGCGGCGATCGGGGCCGGGATCCGGCTCTTCGGCGAAAATTACGTCCAGGAGGCCGAGGCCAAAAGATCCGCTCTCGGGGGATCGTTACAACGGCCATCCGCCATGGGCGGATCGGTCGAGTGGCACATGATCGGCCACCTCCAGCGCAACAAGGTCAAAACGGCTTGCGATCTTTTCGCCGTGATACAAACGTTGGACAGCGTGGAGCTGGCGCGGGCGTTGGACAGGGAAGCGAAGCAGAGGGAGCGGCCCGCGCGCGCTTTCATCGAAGTCAATCTGGCCGGCGAGGAAAGCAAGAGCGGAGTCGCCCGAGGACGCGTCGCGCCGCTGCTGGAGGAGATCGGCAAACTGTCTTATATAAGGATAGAAGGCTTGATGGCTGTGCCGCCCTTCCGCGAAAGTCCCGAAGATGTCCGGCCCTATTTCCGCGCGCTCAGCGAGTTGCGCGACCGGCTAACGACGCTGAAAGCGCCGAACCTCGATCTCAAGGAGCTATCGATGGGTATGACGCACGACTTTTCGGTTGCCATCGAAGAAGGCGCGACGCTCGTACGCATTGGAACGGCCATCTTCGGCCCGCGGACTGCGTAACGGACTCTATGTTCATTGTAGCCAACCTCGTTGAAGCCTTAGCGGCGGTATTGAACACGTTGCTCTGGCTCTACATGTGGATCATGATTGCGCGCGCGGTGATCTCTTGGGTCAACGCCGATCCGTATAATCCGATCGTCCGCTTTCTCTACAGCGCGACCGAGCCGGTTCTTTACCGTGTGCGCCGGCTGTTTCCGCTCTACGCGGGCGGCATCGATTTTTCTCCTATAATCGTGTTCGTGGTGATTTACTTTCTCCAGCTATTCTTAATCCGCTCGCTTTACGACTTGGCGCAAT comes from Candidatus Binatia bacterium and encodes:
- a CDS encoding YggS family pyridoxal phosphate-dependent enzyme translates to MVDVAANCREVLERMGEAASRSGRNPKEIKLLAASKSQTVDKIRAAIGAGIRLFGENYVQEAEAKRSALGGSLQRPSAMGGSVEWHMIGHLQRNKVKTACDLFAVIQTLDSVELARALDREAKQRERPARAFIEVNLAGEESKSGVARGRVAPLLEEIGKLSYIRIEGLMAVPPFRESPEDVRPYFRALSELRDRLTTLKAPNLDLKELSMGMTHDFSVAIEEGATLVRIGTAIFGPRTA
- a CDS encoding YggT family protein, yielding MFIVANLVEALAAVLNTLLWLYMWIMIARAVISWVNADPYNPIVRFLYSATEPVLYRVRRLFPLYAGGIDFSPIIVFVVIYFLQLFLIRSLYDLAQSLRYAS